Proteins from a genomic interval of Stenotrophomonas maltophilia R551-3:
- the ispF gene encoding 2-C-methyl-D-erythritol 2,4-cyclodiphosphate synthase has product MSTAPFPPVRIGQGYDVHAFGEGDHIMLGGVNVPHSCGVLAHSDGDVILHALCDAMLGAIALGDIGQHFPPSDDRWKGADSSDFVRHCDSLLRGRGWRVGNTDITVICERPKVGPHALAMRERIGELLQLPLDAVSVKATTSEKLGFTGRGEGIAAQAVVLLVAA; this is encoded by the coding sequence ATGAGCACCGCACCGTTCCCGCCCGTCCGCATCGGCCAGGGCTACGACGTCCATGCCTTCGGTGAAGGCGACCACATCATGCTCGGCGGAGTGAACGTGCCGCACAGCTGCGGCGTGCTCGCACACAGCGATGGCGACGTGATCCTGCATGCGCTGTGCGATGCCATGCTGGGTGCGATCGCGCTGGGTGACATCGGCCAGCATTTCCCGCCCAGCGACGATCGCTGGAAGGGCGCCGACAGCAGCGATTTCGTGCGCCACTGCGACAGCCTGCTGCGCGGGCGCGGCTGGCGCGTCGGCAACACCGACATCACCGTGATCTGCGAGCGGCCGAAGGTCGGCCCGCACGCGTTGGCCATGCGCGAACGCATCGGCGAGCTGCTGCAGCTGCCGCTCGACGCGGTCAGCGTCAAGGCCACCACCTCGGAGAAGCTGGGCTTCACCGGCCGTGGCGAAGGCATCGCCGCGCAGGCGGTAGTGCTGCTGGTGGCGGCATGA
- a CDS encoding Smr/MutS family protein, translating into MSHPEDEDPAALFRAAIGEVTPLRKEVEPAPAAPRPKPRARMAERDEAEAAGEFARLLRDSTPLEAGDVASYRRDNLPPRVFQRLKRGQYSVQDELDLHGATASQAEALLRQFLLEAHAHEYGCVRIIHGKGLQSDGGAPVLKNLVDRLLRLRNDVLAFHSAPTGQGGTGAVLVLLARR; encoded by the coding sequence ATGTCGCACCCTGAAGACGAAGATCCGGCCGCATTGTTCCGTGCGGCCATCGGCGAAGTGACGCCGCTGCGCAAGGAAGTCGAGCCGGCGCCCGCCGCGCCGCGGCCGAAACCGCGCGCGCGCATGGCAGAGCGCGACGAGGCGGAAGCCGCCGGCGAGTTCGCCCGGCTGCTGCGCGACAGTACACCACTGGAAGCCGGCGACGTGGCCAGCTATCGACGCGACAACCTGCCACCGCGGGTGTTCCAGCGCCTCAAGCGTGGCCAGTACTCGGTGCAGGACGAGCTGGACCTGCATGGCGCCACTGCGTCGCAGGCAGAGGCGTTGCTGCGCCAGTTCCTGCTGGAAGCGCATGCGCACGAATACGGCTGCGTGCGCATCATCCATGGCAAGGGCCTGCAATCCGATGGCGGCGCCCCGGTATTGAAAAACCTGGTCGATCGCCTGCTGCGGCTGCGCAACGACGTGCTGGCATTCCATTCGGCGCCGACCGGACAAGGCGGCACCGGCGCAGTGCTGGTGCTGCTGGCGCGTAGATGA
- the eno gene encoding phosphopyruvate hydratase: MSTIRSIHAREILDSRGNPTLEAEVTLEDGSFGRAAVPSGASTGTKEAVELRDGDKTRYLGKGVRKAVDNVNTTIANALKGVEASDQEGLDRRLIDLDGTENKGRLGANALLGVSMAAAHAAAASSKQALWQYLAAKTGVTPSLPVPMMNIINGGAHADNNVDFQEFMVLPVGFTSFSEALRAGTEIFHSLKSVLKGHGLSTAVGDEGGFAPDFRSNVEALDTILEAIGKAGYTAGEDVLLGLDVASSEFFENGKYNLVGENKRLTSEQFVDFLADWAAQYPIITIEDGLAENDWAGWKLLTDRIGKKVQLVGDDLFVTNPKIFQEGIDSGTANAILIKVNQIGTLSETLEAIAMADRAGYAAVVSHRSGETEDTTIADISVATTATQIKTGSLCRSDRVAKYNQLLRIEEALGAGARYAGRDAFVSLKR; the protein is encoded by the coding sequence ATGAGTACGATCCGCAGCATCCATGCCCGTGAAATCCTCGACAGCCGTGGCAACCCCACGCTGGAAGCCGAAGTCACCCTGGAGGACGGTTCGTTCGGTCGCGCCGCAGTTCCCTCTGGTGCCTCCACCGGCACCAAGGAAGCGGTGGAGCTGCGCGACGGCGACAAGACCCGTTACCTGGGCAAGGGCGTGCGCAAGGCGGTCGACAACGTCAACACCACCATCGCCAACGCGCTGAAGGGCGTTGAAGCCTCCGACCAGGAAGGCCTCGACCGTCGCCTGATCGACCTCGACGGCACCGAGAACAAGGGCCGCCTCGGCGCCAACGCGCTGCTGGGTGTTTCGATGGCCGCCGCGCATGCCGCCGCTGCATCGAGCAAGCAGGCGCTGTGGCAGTACCTGGCCGCCAAGACCGGCGTGACCCCGTCGCTGCCGGTGCCGATGATGAACATCATCAACGGCGGCGCACATGCCGACAACAACGTCGACTTCCAGGAGTTCATGGTGCTGCCGGTCGGCTTCACCTCGTTCTCCGAAGCGCTGCGTGCCGGTACCGAGATCTTCCACTCGCTGAAGTCGGTGCTGAAGGGCCATGGCCTGAGCACGGCGGTTGGCGACGAAGGCGGCTTCGCGCCGGACTTCCGCAGCAACGTCGAGGCGCTGGACACCATCCTCGAAGCGATCGGCAAGGCCGGCTACACCGCCGGTGAAGATGTGCTGCTGGGCCTGGACGTGGCCTCCAGCGAATTCTTCGAGAACGGCAAGTACAACCTGGTCGGCGAGAACAAGCGCCTGACCTCCGAGCAGTTCGTCGACTTCCTCGCCGACTGGGCCGCGCAGTACCCGATCATCACCATCGAAGACGGCCTGGCCGAGAACGACTGGGCCGGCTGGAAGCTGCTGACCGACCGCATCGGCAAGAAGGTGCAGCTGGTGGGTGACGATCTGTTCGTGACCAACCCGAAGATCTTCCAGGAAGGCATCGACTCGGGCACCGCCAACGCGATCCTGATCAAGGTCAACCAGATCGGCACGCTCAGCGAGACCCTGGAAGCCATCGCGATGGCCGACCGCGCCGGTTATGCCGCCGTCGTCTCGCACCGCTCGGGCGAAACCGAAGACACCACCATTGCCGATATCTCGGTGGCCACCACCGCCACCCAGATCAAGACCGGCTCGCTGTGCCGCAGCGATCGCGTGGCCAAGTACAACCAGCTGCTGCGCATCGAGGAAGCTCTCGGCGCCGGCGCGCGTTACGCCGGTCGTGACGCGTTCGTTTCGCTGAAGCGCTGA
- a CDS encoding YqaA family protein, producing MKIFGPLYERAMKWAAHERAPTYLTVLSFFEAIIFPVMPEVMLAPMCVAQPKRGWWFATLSLAGSMVGAVVGYALGHFAFEAIKPLFEALGMLPAIEQGITTVQAKMAESPWAVFTFLVLGGFMPIPMKVFTWASGIVGVPMPQYLLSMLIGRGKRVFVLAAVIRIGGARAEAALRRWIEPLGWIATALVVVLIAWLVWRSKFA from the coding sequence ATGAAGATTTTCGGGCCGCTGTACGAGCGGGCGATGAAGTGGGCGGCGCACGAACGCGCGCCGACCTATCTGACGGTATTGAGTTTCTTCGAGGCGATCATTTTTCCGGTGATGCCGGAAGTGATGCTGGCGCCGATGTGCGTGGCCCAGCCCAAGCGCGGCTGGTGGTTCGCGACTCTCAGCCTGGCCGGTTCAATGGTCGGTGCGGTGGTCGGCTATGCGCTGGGTCATTTCGCCTTCGAGGCGATCAAGCCACTGTTCGAAGCACTGGGCATGCTGCCGGCGATCGAGCAGGGCATCACCACCGTGCAGGCCAAGATGGCCGAGTCGCCGTGGGCGGTGTTCACCTTCCTGGTGCTGGGCGGCTTCATGCCCATCCCGATGAAGGTCTTCACGTGGGCATCGGGTATCGTCGGCGTACCGATGCCGCAGTACCTGTTGAGCATGCTGATCGGTCGTGGCAAGCGCGTGTTTGTGCTGGCCGCGGTCATCCGTATCGGTGGTGCGCGTGCCGAAGCGGCGCTGCGCCGCTGGATTGAACCGCTGGGCTGGATCGCCACCGCGTTGGTGGTGGTGCTGATCGCCTGGCTTGTATGGAGGTCGAAGTTCGCATGA
- a CDS encoding protein-L-isoaspartate(D-aspartate) O-methyltransferase, with amino-acid sequence MSPRLRLQPEAVGIGMTSQRVRDRLVDRLREAGIVDESTLNAIRVVPRHLFIDEALASRAYEDTALPIGHGQTISQPWVVARMTEAVLQVAPKRVLEVGTGSGYQAAVLGALGLEVYTVERIGDLLRQARKRFRALGMNIRTKHDDGRVGWAEHGPFDAIVVTAAAPALVDVLIEQLAEGGRLVAPVGGPSAQSLVQLDRRADGSIEQHVLAPVTFVPLLSGMLD; translated from the coding sequence ATGAGCCCGCGCCTGCGCCTGCAACCGGAAGCCGTCGGTATCGGCATGACCTCGCAACGTGTGCGCGACCGTCTGGTCGACCGCCTGCGTGAAGCAGGCATCGTCGACGAATCAACCTTGAATGCGATCCGGGTGGTGCCGCGCCATCTGTTCATCGATGAGGCGCTGGCGTCACGCGCCTACGAAGACACCGCACTGCCGATCGGCCATGGCCAGACCATTTCGCAACCCTGGGTGGTGGCGCGGATGACCGAGGCCGTGCTGCAGGTGGCACCCAAGCGGGTGCTGGAAGTGGGTACCGGTTCGGGCTACCAGGCCGCCGTGCTCGGTGCACTGGGCCTGGAGGTCTACACCGTCGAGCGCATCGGCGACCTGCTGCGCCAGGCGCGCAAGCGCTTTCGTGCGCTGGGCATGAACATCCGTACCAAGCATGATGACGGCCGCGTCGGTTGGGCCGAGCACGGTCCGTTCGATGCCATCGTGGTCACTGCAGCGGCGCCGGCGCTGGTCGATGTACTGATCGAGCAGCTCGCTGAAGGCGGCCGCCTGGTGGCCCCGGTCGGCGGCCCCAGTGCGCAGTCGCTGGTGCAGCTGGACCGCAGGGCCGACGGCAGCATCGAACAACACGTGCTGGCGCCGGTCACCTTCGTACCGCTGCTGTCTGGCATGCTGGACTAA
- the surE gene encoding 5'/3'-nucleotidase SurE gives MRILVSNDDGVDAAGIRMLASVLREAGHEVTVVAPDRDRSGASNSLTLDLPIRLKRIDHYTVSVAGTPTDCVHLALTGLLEFEPDIVVSGINNAANLGDDVIYSGTVSAAMEGRFLGLPAVAVSLVSRNHDPKHFETAARAAVEIVARLKADPLPADTILNVNVPDLPWNEVKGFEVTRLGNRHRAEGCIAQKDPRGNEVYWIGPAGREQDSGPGTDFHAVRTGHISITPIQVDLTRYQALEKVASWVGGLSAALDQPA, from the coding sequence ATGCGAATCCTGGTCAGCAATGACGATGGTGTCGACGCCGCAGGCATCCGGATGCTTGCCTCGGTCCTGCGCGAAGCCGGTCACGAAGTGACGGTGGTCGCACCCGACCGCGACCGTTCCGGCGCCAGCAACTCGCTGACCCTGGACCTGCCGATCCGCCTCAAGCGCATCGACCACTACACCGTCTCGGTAGCCGGCACGCCGACCGATTGCGTGCATCTGGCGCTGACTGGCCTGCTTGAATTCGAACCCGACATTGTCGTGTCCGGCATCAATAACGCCGCCAACCTCGGCGACGACGTGATCTATTCCGGAACCGTCTCTGCAGCGATGGAAGGCCGCTTCCTCGGCCTGCCGGCAGTAGCGGTCTCACTGGTCAGCCGCAATCACGATCCGAAGCACTTCGAGACCGCCGCGCGTGCCGCAGTCGAGATCGTTGCCCGGCTCAAGGCCGACCCGCTGCCCGCCGACACCATCCTCAACGTCAACGTGCCGGATCTGCCGTGGAACGAGGTCAAGGGCTTCGAGGTCACCCGCCTCGGCAACCGCCATCGCGCCGAAGGCTGCATCGCGCAGAAAGACCCGCGCGGCAATGAGGTGTACTGGATCGGTCCGGCTGGCCGCGAGCAGGACTCCGGCCCCGGCACCGATTTCCATGCGGTGCGCACCGGCCACATCTCGATCACGCCGATCCAGGTTGACCTGACCCGCTACCAGGCGCTGGAGAAGGTGGCCAGCTGGGTCGGCGGCCTCAGTGCTGCGCTGGACCAGCCGGCATGA
- the ftsB gene encoding cell division protein FtsB, which produces MRDWRWMLLVLALLLGWLQYRFWFGPGNSGEVMMLEAQVTNQERDNEGLQQRNDALAAEVKDLKEGQSAIEERARSELGMIKPGEKFYRVVEDAPVHPVQPAAGVSAQVGEHPADVP; this is translated from the coding sequence ATGCGCGACTGGCGCTGGATGCTGCTGGTGCTGGCCCTGTTGCTGGGCTGGCTGCAGTATCGCTTCTGGTTTGGTCCGGGCAATTCGGGTGAAGTGATGATGCTCGAAGCCCAGGTCACCAACCAGGAGCGCGACAATGAGGGCCTGCAGCAGCGCAATGATGCGCTGGCTGCCGAAGTGAAGGACCTCAAGGAAGGCCAGTCCGCCATCGAAGAGCGCGCACGCAGCGAGCTGGGCATGATCAAGCCTGGCGAGAAGTTCTACCGCGTGGTCGAGGATGCACCGGTGCATCCGGTGCAGCCTGCGGCTGGGGTCAGCGCGCAGGTGGGCGAACACCCGGCGGACGTGCCATGA
- the ispD gene encoding 2-C-methyl-D-erythritol 4-phosphate cytidylyltransferase: MSAAIWVVVPAAGRGARFGAPMPKQYLQAGGQILLAHTLDALLAHPAVAGAMVVIGPDDADWPGWSEWAGKPVLTCIGGATRAASVLAGLQALPETVRADEFVLVHDAARPNLSPADLGRLLEVGRADPVGAILAAPVRDTLKRAGDDGGIDGTEPRERLWRALTPQLFRRHQLSRALSEAATAGVEVTDEAMAMERQGQRPLLVEGSEDNFKVTTPADLDRFEFVLSRRAG, from the coding sequence ATGAGCGCGGCGATCTGGGTGGTGGTTCCGGCCGCCGGTCGTGGCGCCCGTTTCGGTGCGCCGATGCCCAAGCAGTACCTGCAGGCGGGTGGGCAGATCCTGCTCGCCCATACCCTGGACGCACTGCTGGCACATCCGGCGGTGGCCGGAGCGATGGTGGTGATCGGCCCGGACGATGCCGACTGGCCGGGCTGGAGCGAATGGGCCGGCAAGCCGGTGCTGACCTGTATCGGTGGCGCTACCCGTGCGGCCTCGGTGCTGGCCGGGTTGCAGGCGCTGCCGGAGACGGTGCGCGCCGATGAATTCGTGCTGGTCCACGACGCGGCGCGCCCGAACCTGTCGCCGGCCGATCTCGGCCGCCTGCTCGAAGTTGGTCGTGCCGACCCGGTCGGCGCGATTCTCGCCGCACCGGTGCGTGACACCCTCAAGCGCGCTGGCGACGATGGTGGCATCGATGGTACCGAGCCGCGCGAGCGCCTGTGGCGCGCATTGACGCCGCAACTGTTCCGCCGCCATCAGCTCAGCCGCGCGCTGTCCGAAGCCGCCACCGCCGGTGTGGAAGTCACCGACGAGGCCATGGCCATGGAGCGCCAGGGCCAGCGCCCGCTGCTGGTCGAAGGCAGCGAGGACAACTTCAAGGTCACCACCCCGGCCGATCTGGACCGGTTTGAATTCGTACTTTCCCGCCGCGCCGGCTGA
- the truD gene encoding tRNA pseudouridine(13) synthase TruD — MIPLPLAFGAPLLSARIRTTPEDFQVDELPAFEATGEGEHLLLHIRKRGANTVHVAKLLATWAGLPEMAVSYAGMKDRHAVTTQRFSVHLPKRVAPDLATLASDEIEVIESTWHNRKLQRGALAGNRFKLVLRDVQGDAAAISERLQQIAERGLPNWFGEQRFGRDGGNVPAALAMFGGRRMRKDQRSLLLSAARSALFNRVLAARVEQGNWDQPLDGEVWMLDGSRSVFGPEPYTDVLAERLARFDIHPSAPLWGEGELRSTEAAHALELAALDDDESRALRAGLEDARLKQERRALRLRPALLQHQWLADDVLELSFALPPGCYATAVLHELGPVEDASQA; from the coding sequence ATGATTCCGCTGCCGCTCGCGTTCGGCGCGCCGCTGCTGAGCGCACGCATCCGCACCACGCCGGAAGATTTCCAGGTTGACGAACTGCCGGCCTTCGAGGCCACCGGCGAAGGCGAGCACCTGCTGCTGCATATCCGCAAGCGTGGAGCCAACACCGTGCACGTGGCCAAGTTGCTGGCCACATGGGCCGGCCTACCGGAAATGGCGGTGAGCTATGCCGGCATGAAGGATCGGCACGCGGTCACCACCCAGCGCTTCAGCGTGCACCTGCCCAAGCGCGTGGCACCTGACCTGGCCACGCTGGCCAGTGATGAAATCGAAGTGATCGAATCCACCTGGCACAACCGCAAGCTGCAGCGTGGCGCGCTGGCCGGCAACCGCTTCAAGCTGGTGCTGCGCGACGTGCAGGGTGATGCCGCGGCGATCAGCGAGCGCCTGCAGCAGATCGCAGAGCGGGGCCTGCCGAACTGGTTCGGCGAGCAGCGTTTTGGCCGCGACGGTGGCAACGTGCCGGCGGCGCTGGCGATGTTCGGTGGCCGTCGCATGCGCAAGGACCAGCGTTCACTGCTGCTGTCGGCGGCCCGCTCGGCGCTGTTCAACCGCGTGCTGGCCGCGCGCGTGGAGCAGGGCAACTGGGACCAGCCGCTGGATGGCGAAGTGTGGATGCTCGATGGCAGCCGCAGCGTGTTCGGCCCCGAGCCGTATACCGACGTACTGGCCGAGCGCCTGGCGCGCTTCGACATCCACCCCAGCGCACCGCTGTGGGGCGAAGGTGAACTGCGCAGCACCGAAGCGGCACACGCGCTGGAGCTGGCGGCGCTGGATGACGACGAATCCAGGGCGCTGCGTGCAGGTCTGGAAGACGCGCGCCTGAAGCAGGAGCGCCGCGCACTGCGCCTGCGTCCAGCGTTGCTGCAGCACCAGTGGCTGGCCGACGACGTGCTGGAACTATCGTTCGCGCTGCCGCCGGGCTGCTACGCCACCGCCGTGCTGCACGAACTCGGCCCCGTCGAAGACGCCTCGCAGGCCTGA